The genome window GCTGGATTTCCACTCACGCTGAAGGCTGGGAGCATAAAAAAGAGATAACATACGCTATTATTTTGAAAGATACAGGTTCGCTTATTGGTGCAATAAGCCTTATGAATATTACGGGAACAGAAGCAGAACTGGTATATTGGATTGGTGAACCCTATTGGGGAAATGGGTATTGTACTGAAGCTGCGGTGAAATTGATTGAGATGGCCTCTTCACAGTGGGGTATCGAGGATTTTTGGGCAATTCATCTTCAGAAAAACCCTGCCTCAGGGGCAGTAATGAAAAAAAATGGTATGCATAAGAGAGACACCCGTACTATTCCTGACCGTGATGGGAGTAATTGCCCTTGCTGACAGATATACCCTGTCCCTATCACCTGAAAGGGGCGTTGTGCCATAATCACATGGTGTTTTGTCACACATAATTGTCATACCCAAGGAGTCTTTGTCCGCATATTTTTTTGCTGATTCCGTAGACCAGTTGTTCCACAGAAATAGATTTAAAGGAGTATTTCCCCCTTGTTCCGGTGGTAAAATAATCGTATACTCATAATAAAGGATGTGCTGTGAATTCAGTTTTTACCTATACCGATTACCGTGATTTTCTCCGGGACCATTTTGAGAAGGCCAAGAAAGAGCATTCCCATTATTCTCTGCGCTATGTATCACAGAAGACAGGGGTTGATCCCAGTTTTTATGCAAAAATACTCAAGCGGGAAAAACACCTCGGTGACGACTCAGTGGAGGCGGTAAAGAGTATCCTCAATTTTACTCACTCCAATGAGGCGGAGTATTTTACCACCCTGGTTCATTTTACCAAAACAAAGAACAAGAAAGTGCGTGAACGCCTCCTTGATCACTTGCTCATGTTGAGAGAAAGTACTGCCCATCCCATTGATGATTTCTATTATTTTTCAAAGTGGTATATTATTCCCGTGCGGGAAATGCTGGCCGTGTACAATATCAGAAAAGAAGATGTTACACATCTTGGTAGCCGTTTCCTTCACCCCCTTTCAGAAGAAGAGGTTCGTGAGGCTGTGCATATCCTTGAAAATTTATCCATGATTGGCCCCGACAGCTCGGGGTATCTCAAACCCCGCAGGGACTTTGTTTCCACGGGGGATCAATGGCAGTCCCTCGGAGTGCGCGCCTTTCAGAAAAAAATGATGGCCCTGGGGTCAGAGGCCCTGGAGAGTACTCCCCGGGAGGAACGGGATATTTCAACCCTTACGGTAAGCATAGACACAGAGGCTTTGCCAAGAATAAAAAAGCGACTTTCCCGGGCGCGCAAGGATATTATGCATGTTGTGGGTGAGTGTGAAAATCCCGATCGGGTGTACCAGATTAATATGCAGGTGTTTCCCCTCACGAAGGGAGAGGATTCGTGATGCCATGGATACTGCTTTTTTTACTGCCCTGTTTGTATGTGCGGGGTGCAGTCTGGATGTTGCCGGTGGTACCGGTACGGAAACCACAAACGGGGTGGTGGTTGTGGCTGCTGACGGCGAAACACCGGTGCCCGGAGCAGTGGTTCACGAGGTGATACGCGCCGATTGGTACTCAGCTTTTTCCACGGAAGAATCTCCTATACACCGTGAGTATATTACCGATGAGGCAGGGATGTTTTATTACGATACCACCATACCTCCAGCCACCTATACAATTTTTGCCGATGAAGGGGGATACCGTACCAATAATTTTATTCCAGATACGGTGATACTTTCGTCGTATGTGTCCTGTACTCTCTTTGTTGATCCGGGAAGCAGGCTGGGTATTGCGGGGACTGCCCTTTATCAGGAAAGTAAGGGCATGGTGGTCTTTGGCACCCTTCCGCCGGGGGGATACACCTTTGTTGTTGCACCGAGAGGAGGGGATCCGGTCTTTGCAGATTTTTCTATTCTCTCCCTAGATACCTCTTTTGCAGCATCTCCATCTTACTCGGGACTTCTCTTTGAAGATTTTACCGGTGGGTTTTTGCAAAATCCCCTCGGTGAGGTAACACAGGGAGTTTTTTGGTATAGTTTCAGTGACAGCCTGAATAAATCCTATACTGCATCTGGCTGGCGGGTAGATTCCCTGTCGCCGGTGCGAGGAAATTCCCGGGTGGATGCACAGATCAGTGATGGAATCCTTCATACAGAGGTGTTTCTCGGCACAGAAGCAGAGGGGGCCTACGGAGGTGTCGGGGCGGCCCTTTTTTCAGAGGCGGGACGTG of Chitinivibrio alkaliphilus ACht1 contains these proteins:
- a CDS encoding GNAT family N-acetyltransferase; protein product: MRQPIITAEHVILREFIPEDAREVQELAGNYTVARYTLNVPHPYEDGMAESWISTHAEGWEHKKEITYAIILKDTGSLIGAISLMNITGTEAELVYWIGEPYWGNGYCTEAAVKLIEMASSQWGIEDFWAIHLQKNPASGAVMKKNGMHKRDTRTIPDRDGSNCPC
- a CDS encoding TIGR02147 family protein; translated protein: MNSVFTYTDYRDFLRDHFEKAKKEHSHYSLRYVSQKTGVDPSFYAKILKREKHLGDDSVEAVKSILNFTHSNEAEYFTTLVHFTKTKNKKVRERLLDHLLMLRESTAHPIDDFYYFSKWYIIPVREMLAVYNIRKEDVTHLGSRFLHPLSEEEVREAVHILENLSMIGPDSSGYLKPRRDFVSTGDQWQSLGVRAFQKKMMALGSEALESTPREERDISTLTVSIDTEALPRIKKRLSRARKDIMHVVGECENPDRVYQINMQVFPLTKGEDS